The Lysobacter enzymogenes DNA segment ATCTGGGTACGCCGCGCGCAGTCATCGATCCCAGCCGCAATGTTGCAGTCTGGACCTGGGATGCCAAGAGCGAGGCATTCGGCAATAGCCCGCCGAACCAAGACCCAGATCAGGACGGCACCGCATTCGTGTTCGATATGCGGTTCCCGGGGCAGCGACTCGATGTCGTAAGCGGATTATTTTACAACTACCATCGCGATTACGACTCATCTGTCGGCCGTTATGTTCAATCTGATCCGATCGGTCTCACGGGTGGAATTCTTCTGTATGGCTATAGCTGGAGCAGCCCACTTATCAATAGCGATCCCTTTGGTCTGCAGCCGGCCAACACCGTAGTTTGCGGAACAGATGGCAAACTAGTCGTAAAAGTCGATAGCGGCCAATCAGAGTACTGCGGGCTGAAGGAGTGTCTCATTAGACACGAAGAATGCCACGCGAAGGAAATGAGCGAAGATAAGAATATCGTGGAATTCTGCTCGACCCCTGGCAACGCGAACAAATCCATCTATATCGACTGGAAGCAGAAACAGGCCTTGGAACTTACAGGAACTCAGGCCGAGCT contains these protein-coding regions:
- a CDS encoding RHS repeat domain-containing protein is translated as MIKASYRYNAIGERVATTGGTIGVVHTYTLYDEAGHWIGDYDSTGAARQQAVWFDDAPVGVVVGSGGAQALHHVQPDHLGTPRAVIDPSRNVAVWTWDAKSEAFGNSPPNQDPDQDGTAFVFDMRFPGQRLDVVSGLFYNYHRDYDSSVGRYVQSDPIGLTGGILLYGYSWSSPLINSDPFGLQPANTVVCGTDGKLVVKVDSGQSEYCGLKECLIRHEECHAKEMSEDKNIVEFCSTPGNANKSIYIDWKQKQALELTGTQAELDCLNKKQKKKITLAEK